One genomic segment of Aquipluma nitroreducens includes these proteins:
- the mtgA gene encoding monofunctional biosynthetic peptidoglycan transglycosylase: MKNSLGKTIFRFLWKAAVWFVGLSIFSVVVFRFVPVPITPLMLIRCGEQAFSDDPIRLKHDWVSLDEISKNLPLAVVCSEDQNFMNHSGFDLKAIQRSVDAAKRGAKRVRGASTISQQTAKNVFLWPGRSWIRKGFEVYFTVLIEFVWSKERIMEVYLNSIEMGKGIYGAEAAAGFYWHTSAKNLSRTQAAALAAVLPNPRKYSANPPGSYVQDRIGWIVDQMGQWGTLRFK, encoded by the coding sequence ATGAAAAACTCATTAGGTAAAACAATCTTTCGATTTCTGTGGAAAGCTGCCGTTTGGTTCGTTGGGCTATCTATCTTTTCGGTTGTTGTCTTTCGGTTTGTGCCAGTGCCAATAACTCCGCTGATGCTGATCCGGTGTGGGGAGCAGGCTTTTAGCGACGATCCCATTCGTTTAAAGCACGACTGGGTTTCATTGGACGAGATTTCGAAGAATTTGCCTTTGGCAGTGGTTTGCAGCGAAGATCAGAATTTTATGAACCATTCAGGGTTTGATCTCAAAGCTATTCAACGCTCTGTCGATGCTGCCAAACGAGGAGCCAAACGCGTGAGAGGCGCCAGTACTATTTCGCAGCAAACAGCAAAAAATGTATTTCTGTGGCCTGGCCGAAGCTGGATCCGAAAAGGCTTCGAGGTTTATTTTACGGTGTTGATTGAATTCGTTTGGAGCAAAGAGCGAATCATGGAAGTTTACCTCAACAGCATCGAAATGGGAAAAGGAATTTATGGCGCCGAAGCTGCTGCTGGATTTTACTGGCATACTTCTGCTAAAAATCTCTCCCGGACACAGGCTGCAGCCCTTGCAGCGGTTTTACCAAACCCCCGAAAATACAGCGCCAATCCTCCAGGGTCTTATGTTCAGGATCGAATTGGCTGGATTGTCGATCAGATGGGGCAGTGGGGAACTTTAAGGTTTAAATAG